One region of Campylobacter concisus genomic DNA includes:
- the panB gene encoding 3-methyl-2-oxobutanoate hydroxymethyltransferase — MKNEKTQKKKLSINDIKNKKDIEPIVMITAYDALFAKLFDDYADIILVGDSLNMSFNMQESTISADMNTMLYHTKAVCNGAKNTFIMADMPFGSYTNEKQAIKNAMKFFKQTNADAVKLEVGMHQVNLVKRLCEEGINVMAHIGLKPQFYKFEGGYKIKGRSEIEVKKLIEEALAFEQAGAFGILLEGTMSSVASEITKQVHIPVIGIGSGVNVDGQVLVWSDMLGFFEDFKPKFVKHYLDGADIVRKSVQSYANDVKGKIFPSEEFCY; from the coding sequence ATGAAAAATGAAAAAACTCAGAAGAAAAAACTAAGCATAAATGATATAAAAAATAAAAAAGACATTGAGCCTATTGTAATGATAACAGCCTATGATGCGTTATTTGCTAAGCTTTTTGATGATTATGCTGATATTATTTTGGTTGGCGATAGCTTAAATATGAGTTTTAATATGCAAGAAAGCACGATAAGTGCGGACATGAATACCATGCTTTATCATACAAAGGCCGTTTGTAACGGAGCTAAAAATACTTTTATCATGGCTGATATGCCATTTGGTAGCTACACAAATGAAAAGCAAGCTATAAAAAATGCGATGAAATTTTTTAAACAGACAAATGCCGATGCGGTAAAGCTCGAAGTTGGCATGCACCAAGTAAATTTAGTAAAGCGTCTTTGTGAGGAGGGCATAAACGTTATGGCTCATATCGGTTTAAAGCCTCAGTTTTATAAATTTGAAGGCGGCTATAAGATAAAGGGAAGAAGCGAGATCGAGGTAAAAAAACTAATTGAAGAGGCTTTGGCGTTTGAGCAAGCTGGAGCATTTGGCATCTTGCTTGAGGGTACGATGAGTAGCGTGGCTAGCGAGATAACAAAGCAAGTTCATATACCAGTTATTGGCATTGGGTCTGGGGTAAATGTCGATGGACAAGTGCTTGTGTGGTCTGATATGCTTGGTTTTTTTGAAGACTTTAAACCAAAATTTGTAAAACACTATCTTGATGGAGCGGATATTGTAAGAAAGAGTGTGCAATCCTACGCAAATGATGTAAAAGGCAAAATTTTTCCAAGTGAAGAATTTTGCTATTAG
- a CDS encoding cache domain-containing protein, with protein MNKYKKYFNVYIIFIFIIVLGGLFYFLYSSYMAEKMQNNMRVFFDYQVKQLNKSIDDEKFSSMAISILLAQNESIQMCLLGQSRDECIKNIENLTKTLGAASMYNNIKLHIYDKDLKSYVRSWDLNRYGDMIASSRFLVQESRHQNKPMVGIEAWYAGTHIRAVSNVIRDGKIIGNIEVLLNFDSLGNYFKKQGIDLFVLLAKDKMPSRKSIPSDQILNDYYIENLSSANLNIVGFLRDINFKEYEFYVYKTHYFCVVPLIDASNTQIGYYVLHVNTNEKERNISQNYFESEELF; from the coding sequence TTGAATAAATATAAAAAATATTTTAATGTCTATATCATTTTTATCTTTATCATAGTACTTGGAGGGCTTTTTTACTTTCTTTACAGCTCTTATATGGCTGAAAAGATGCAAAATAATATGCGAGTCTTTTTTGATTACCAGGTAAAACAGCTTAATAAAAGTATAGATGATGAGAAATTTTCATCAATGGCGATCTCTATCTTGCTTGCTCAAAATGAGTCTATACAAATGTGCTTGCTAGGGCAAAGTCGCGATGAATGTATAAAAAATATCGAAAATTTAACCAAAACCCTTGGCGCAGCATCGATGTATAACAACATTAAGCTTCATATTTATGATAAAGATCTAAAAAGCTATGTAAGGAGTTGGGATCTAAACAGATATGGCGATATGATCGCTAGTAGTAGGTTTTTAGTGCAAGAGTCAAGGCATCAAAACAAGCCCATGGTCGGCATCGAGGCGTGGTATGCTGGAACGCATATAAGGGCTGTCTCAAACGTAATACGTGATGGTAAAATTATTGGCAACATCGAGGTTTTGTTAAATTTTGACTCACTTGGAAATTATTTTAAAAAGCAAGGAATTGATCTATTTGTTCTTTTGGCAAAAGACAAGATGCCATCTCGTAAAAGCATTCCAAGTGATCAAATTTTAAATGATTATTACATCGAAAATTTAAGCAGTGCAAATTTAAACATAGTAGGTTTTTTGCGTGATATTAATTTTAAAGAATATGAATTTTACGTTTATAAAACACACTACTTTTGCGTGGTACCACTAATAGATGCTAGCAACACACAGATAGGTTACTACGTGCTTCATGTAAATACTAATGAAAAAGAGCGAAATATTTCACAAAATTATTTTGAGTCAGAAGAGCTTTTTTAA
- a CDS encoding HIT family protein, protein MIYEDKFIKIEREDNELPWIKIFTIKPFRELSDCDEASRVRLFEAMLISEKAMLEFYKPTKINIASFGNYVPHVHIHVIARFSDDAFFPDSVWANPKRKSELALPEFDKFAKFLEEKLRASFE, encoded by the coding sequence ATGATCTATGAAGATAAATTTATAAAAATCGAGCGTGAAGACAATGAACTTCCATGGATAAAAATTTTTACCATTAAGCCATTTCGTGAGCTAAGCGACTGCGATGAGGCAAGTAGAGTTAGGCTTTTTGAGGCGATGCTTATAAGCGAAAAGGCTATGCTTGAGTTTTATAAACCAACTAAAATAAACATTGCAAGCTTTGGAAACTACGTGCCACACGTGCATATTCATGTTATTGCTAGATTTAGTGATGACGCATTTTTTCCAGATAGCGTTTGGGCTAATCCAAAAAGAAAAAGCGAGCTTGCGTTGCCAGAGTTTGATAAATTTGCAAAATTTTTAGAAGAAAAGTTAAGGGCTAGTTTTGAATAA
- a CDS encoding bifunctional 3,4-dihydroxy-2-butanone 4-phosphate synthase/GTP cyclohydrolase II, giving the protein MAFENVLKAIEDIKNGKMVIMVDDEDRENEGDLVFSAASSDMQKVNFAITHAKGVLCLAMDEANAKRLDLPLMVSKNTSSHETAFTVTIDAKEATTGVSAYERDMTIRLAASTDSVPENFVRPGHIFPLIAKKGGVLVRTGHTEGSVDLCKLAGVSPMAAICEIVKEDGTMARRDYLEEFCKKFNLNMISVSELVEYRLSHESLIEVSPAKSVKICGFEAKRYDIKDHENKNHAAYVFGETKAQTNVKFQKISKDHELLSGDKFDNLLKALDFLSKNGGVLLFLDSNKSDASSQKDYGIGAQILKYFGISEIELLSSNKNKEFVSLAGFGLDIKGYKEI; this is encoded by the coding sequence ATGGCATTTGAAAATGTATTAAAAGCGATTGAAGATATAAAAAATGGCAAAATGGTAATTATGGTCGATGATGAGGACCGTGAGAATGAAGGAGACTTGGTCTTTTCAGCGGCAAGCAGCGATATGCAAAAGGTAAATTTTGCAATCACTCATGCAAAAGGTGTGCTTTGTCTTGCGATGGATGAAGCAAACGCAAAAAGACTTGATTTGCCGCTAATGGTTTCTAAAAATACATCCAGTCACGAAACCGCATTTACTGTTACAATTGATGCAAAGGAGGCAACGACAGGCGTAAGTGCTTATGAGCGTGATATGACGATTAGACTTGCTGCTAGTACTGATTCAGTGCCTGAAAATTTTGTAAGGCCTGGGCATATATTTCCGCTTATTGCAAAAAAGGGCGGCGTACTCGTTCGAACAGGTCACACTGAAGGATCAGTTGATCTTTGCAAACTTGCTGGCGTTAGTCCAATGGCAGCGATTTGCGAGATCGTAAAAGAAGATGGCACAATGGCCAGACGTGATTATCTGGAGGAATTCTGTAAAAAATTTAACCTAAACATGATAAGCGTTTCTGAATTAGTAGAATACAGACTTAGCCACGAAAGCTTAATAGAGGTTTCGCCCGCAAAGAGTGTAAAAATCTGTGGTTTTGAAGCAAAAAGATATGACATAAAAGATCACGAAAATAAAAATCACGCTGCCTATGTTTTTGGAGAGACAAAAGCGCAAACTAATGTAAAATTTCAAAAAATAAGCAAAGACCATGAGCTTTTAAGCGGAGATAAATTTGATAATTTATTAAAGGCATTGGATTTTTTAAGTAAAAATGGCGGAGTGTTGCTATTTTTAGACAGCAATAAAAGCGATGCAAGCTCACAAAAAGATTATGGTATTGGGGCACAAATTTTAAAGTATTTTGGCATAAGCGAAATTGAGCTTTTAAGCTCAAATAAAAATAAAGAATTTGTAAGTCTTGCAGGCTTTGGACTTGATATAAAAGGCTATAAAGAAATTTAA
- a CDS encoding phosphorelay protein → MGILKRLEIDYSYDIVEEFLSHYALMCDLLEPLIINLGRADKYKDSILELTRIFHNIKSAAGFMHLDPILKLTTLAEEIAQEARSLKGPANDKFIDWLLLVSDQFNKYKDDVENDFEYFSVLEPKIIDVPAKLN, encoded by the coding sequence ATGGGTATATTAAAAAGGCTTGAAATAGATTACTCTTATGATATAGTTGAAGAATTTTTATCTCACTATGCTTTAATGTGCGATTTACTCGAGCCTTTGATAATAAATTTAGGAAGAGCTGATAAATATAAAGATAGCATCCTAGAGCTTACTAGGATTTTTCATAATATTAAATCAGCAGCAGGATTCATGCATCTTGATCCGATATTAAAGCTTACAACTTTAGCTGAAGAGATAGCTCAAGAAGCAAGAAGTCTAAAAGGGCCAGCAAATGATAAATTTATAGATTGGTTGCTGCTTGTTAGTGATCAGTTCAATAAATATAAAGATGACGTCGAGAACGATTTTGAATATTTTAGTGTTCTTGAGCCAAAAATTATTGATGTGCCTGCAAAACTTAACTAA